A genomic segment from Curtobacterium sp. MCSS17_007 encodes:
- a CDS encoding VTT domain-containing protein — protein sequence MDAAQEMVLQLVGTPWAFLVVGLVLAVGSVAVFLPSQALVVAIGTLLVGGDGGFLPVLVLVVAATIGMVLGDVALWHLARTVDLGSRSWFSRPKVRKARESIDARYRKAPGRIAVLGRFIPMGRLTTNLVGADSGLDLRRFLVTCLVADVVWAAYCVGIAAATGSWSRDQPFLVTTLAVVASILLGLAISAVEKAVRRRSEATAAA from the coding sequence GTGGACGCAGCGCAGGAGATGGTGCTCCAGCTCGTCGGCACGCCGTGGGCCTTCCTCGTGGTCGGCCTCGTGCTGGCTGTCGGCAGCGTCGCGGTGTTCCTGCCGAGCCAGGCGCTCGTCGTGGCGATCGGCACGCTCCTGGTGGGCGGTGACGGCGGGTTCCTGCCGGTGCTGGTCCTCGTGGTCGCGGCGACGATCGGCATGGTGCTCGGCGACGTGGCGCTCTGGCACCTGGCGCGGACGGTCGACCTCGGCTCGCGGTCGTGGTTCAGCCGGCCGAAGGTGAGGAAGGCGCGGGAGTCGATCGACGCCCGGTACCGGAAGGCCCCCGGGCGCATCGCCGTCCTCGGCCGCTTCATCCCGATGGGGCGGCTCACCACCAACCTGGTCGGTGCGGACAGCGGCCTCGACCTCCGACGCTTCCTCGTCACCTGCCTCGTCGCCGACGTCGTCTGGGCGGCGTACTGCGTCGGCATCGCCGCGGCCACCGGGAGCTGGAGCCGTGACCAGCCCTTCCTCGTGACGACGCTCGCGGTCGTGGCGTCGATCCTGCTCGGACTGGCGATCTCCGCGGTCGAGAAGGCCGTGCGGCGGCGGAGCGAGGCGACCGCGGCGGCCTGA